In Chryseobacterium gleum, a single genomic region encodes these proteins:
- the clpP gene encoding ATP-dependent Clp endopeptidase proteolytic subunit ClpP: protein MDIKKEFRDFSVKHLGNSGLVTDQYMGMYGPTNLTPYIMEERRLNVAQMDVFSRLMMDRIIFLGTGIDDQVANIVTAQLLFLESADPSKDIQIYINSPGGSVYAGLGIYDTMQIIKPDVATICTGMAASMGAVLLVAGEKGKRSALKHSRVMIHQPSGGAQGVASDMEINLREMLKLKQELYEIIAHHSGQTYEWVEKSSDRDYWMTSEEAKGYGMVDEVLQRSTEKK, encoded by the coding sequence ATGGACATTAAAAAGGAATTCAGAGACTTCTCTGTAAAACATTTAGGAAACAGCGGTTTGGTAACCGATCAGTATATGGGAATGTATGGACCAACGAATCTTACTCCGTACATCATGGAAGAAAGAAGATTAAACGTTGCCCAGATGGACGTTTTTTCCCGTCTGATGATGGACAGAATTATCTTCCTGGGAACAGGTATTGATGATCAGGTAGCCAACATCGTTACGGCTCAGCTTTTATTCCTGGAAAGTGCTGACCCTTCAAAAGATATTCAGATTTATATCAACTCTCCCGGGGGTAGCGTTTATGCCGGTTTAGGTATTTATGACACAATGCAGATCATCAAACCTGACGTAGCGACTATCTGTACAGGTATGGCTGCTTCAATGGGAGCTGTATTACTGGTTGCCGGAGAAAAAGGAAAACGTTCTGCACTTAAGCACTCAAGAGTAATGATTCACCAGCCTTCAGGAGGTGCCCAGGGAGTTGCTTCTGACATGGAGATCAACTTAAGAGAGATGTTGAAATTGAAGCAAGAGCTTTATGAGATCATCGCTCATCATTCAGGACAAACCTATGAATGGGTAGAAAAATCTTCTGACAGAGATTACTGGATGACTTCTGAAGAAGCAAAAGGCTACGGAATGGTAGATGAGGTTTTACAAAGATCTACAGAGAAAAAATAA
- the tsaE gene encoding tRNA (adenosine(37)-N6)-threonylcarbamoyltransferase complex ATPase subunit type 1 TsaE has protein sequence MKVNSYNEWEQIVEQIIPQLKHNILLLKGNLGAGKTTFTQFLLKKLESTDEVNSPTYSIVNEYNTPKGKVYHFDLYRLKNIEEVYDIGIEEYLDNSFLCIIEWPEVYEEELYGLNYHTMSIVNTGENREISFD, from the coding sequence ATGAAAGTAAACTCTTATAATGAATGGGAACAGATCGTTGAACAGATCATCCCTCAATTAAAACATAATATTCTCCTTTTAAAAGGGAACCTGGGTGCTGGCAAAACGACGTTTACCCAGTTTCTTCTAAAAAAACTGGAAAGTACCGATGAAGTGAACTCTCCTACCTACTCCATTGTTAACGAATATAATACACCCAAGGGAAAGGTTTATCATTTTGATCTGTACCGTCTGAAAAACATAGAAGAAGTATATGATATCGGTATTGAAGAATATCTGGACAATTCTTTTTTATGCATTATCGAATGGCCCGAAGTGTATGAGGAAGAGCTTTACGGGCTCAACTACCACACAATGAGCATTGTGAACACGGGTGAAAACAGAGAAATTTCATTCGATTAA
- the folP gene encoding dihydropteroate synthase, producing MLSNPPTPQPFNSPTYSINCNGRLIQLDTPKIMGILNLTPDSFSDGGKFNNEKSALEHAEKLLKEGAEILDIGPQSTRPNAEFLSAGEEINRIGNMISLIKKEFPEALISLDTFYAETVKFGFNEGIDLINDISGGQYDAEMFDTAAQTKLPYILMHVNPSYETMHEKVRFEDITLEVNRYFSQKTKELLEKGVNDIILDPGFGFGKTVEDQMKMIDEVEYLGFGRFPLLIGISRKSFIYKPLGKSPLDINEETQKLHMKVLEQGAKIVRVHDVAQAKETLTRFLQRK from the coding sequence ATGCTCTCCAACCCTCCAACTCCGCAACCCTTTAACTCACCCACCTACTCAATCAATTGTAACGGCCGATTAATACAGCTGGACACTCCAAAGATCATGGGAATCCTCAATCTTACACCGGATTCTTTTTCTGACGGTGGAAAATTCAATAATGAAAAATCAGCGTTGGAACATGCTGAAAAACTATTGAAAGAAGGAGCTGAAATACTGGATATCGGGCCACAGTCCACACGTCCCAACGCAGAATTTTTAAGCGCCGGAGAAGAGATCAACAGGATCGGAAATATGATCTCTCTGATTAAAAAAGAGTTTCCGGAAGCTCTGATCTCACTGGATACTTTTTATGCGGAAACAGTGAAATTCGGATTCAATGAAGGGATTGACCTGATCAATGATATTTCAGGCGGACAATATGATGCAGAAATGTTTGATACCGCCGCTCAGACAAAACTTCCTTACATCCTGATGCATGTAAATCCGTCTTATGAAACCATGCATGAGAAAGTCAGATTTGAAGATATTACGCTGGAAGTTAACCGGTATTTTTCTCAAAAAACAAAAGAACTTTTAGAAAAAGGAGTGAACGATATCATTCTTGATCCCGGTTTTGGTTTCGGAAAAACAGTAGAAGATCAGATGAAAATGATTGACGAAGTTGAATATCTTGGATTTGGGAGATTTCCTTTGTTGATAGGCATTTCCAGAAAGTCATTTATTTATAAGCCTCTTGGTAAATCCCCTTTGGACATTAATGAAGAAACCCAGAAACTTCATATGAAAGTGCTGGAGCAGGGCGCAAAAATTGTAAGAGTTCATGATGTCGCTCAGGCAAAGGAAACGTTGACCCGTTTTTTACAGAGAAAATAA
- the tpiA gene encoding triose-phosphate isomerase, whose translation MRRKIVAGNWKMNKNVIDAQQLMIQLLSYKNNNATNCEVWIAPPSLYLMMAKDIFEKDEIGVFSQDMSEHESGAYTGEISADMLESIDATGSLIGHSERRQYHGETDSHCNRKIKLALDKGLIPVYCNGETLEQRKAGQHLEVVKNQTEVALFTLSAEEIKKVVIAYEPVWAIGTGETASPEQAQEIHAHIRNIIAAKYGQEVADEVSILYGGSVKPDNAKEIFSQPDIDGGLIGGAALKLEDFSKIIEAFN comes from the coding sequence ATGAGAAGAAAAATAGTTGCAGGCAACTGGAAAATGAACAAAAATGTAATTGATGCACAACAATTAATGATTCAGTTACTAAGCTATAAAAATAATAACGCTACCAACTGTGAAGTTTGGATCGCTCCCCCTTCATTATACCTGATGATGGCGAAAGACATTTTTGAAAAGGATGAAATCGGTGTATTTTCTCAGGATATGAGCGAGCATGAAAGTGGTGCTTACACCGGTGAAATTTCTGCAGATATGCTGGAATCCATTGATGCTACAGGTTCTTTGATCGGACATTCTGAAAGAAGACAATACCACGGAGAAACTGATTCTCACTGTAACAGAAAAATCAAACTGGCTCTTGATAAAGGTCTTATTCCTGTTTACTGCAATGGAGAAACTCTTGAGCAGAGAAAGGCAGGACAGCACCTTGAAGTCGTAAAAAATCAGACTGAAGTAGCGCTTTTCACCCTTTCTGCTGAAGAAATTAAAAAAGTGGTGATTGCTTATGAACCGGTTTGGGCTATCGGAACGGGAGAAACAGCAAGCCCGGAGCAGGCTCAGGAAATCCACGCTCACATCAGAAACATTATTGCTGCGAAATACGGACAGGAAGTTGCTGATGAGGTTTCAATTCTTTATGGAGGATCTGTAAAACCGGACAACGCAAAAGAAATTTTCTCTCAGCCGGACATCGATGGAGGTCTGATTGGAGGAGCTGCTTTGAAGCTGGAAGACTTCTCTAAAATTATTGAAGCTTTTAACTAG
- a CDS encoding DUF1599 domain-containing protein, translated as MLKTSVQFGKVISQCRDLFGKKLQDYGAAWRVLRPSSITDQIYIKVNRIRTLQMTDKKMVDESEEDEFIAIVNYSIIGLIQLEKGLSNDFNENKEEILGLYDKYANEAMALMERKNHDYGEAWRDMRISSITDLIYQKVLRTKQIEDNQGQTIVSEGLDANYFDMLNYAVFCLIKFSEKENQFEPKNI; from the coding sequence ATGCTAAAAACATCAGTACAGTTCGGGAAAGTTATCAGTCAGTGCCGTGATCTTTTCGGTAAAAAATTACAAGATTACGGAGCAGCATGGAGGGTTTTAAGACCAAGCTCCATTACAGATCAGATTTATATCAAAGTTAACAGGATCCGTACGCTGCAGATGACTGATAAAAAAATGGTAGATGAGAGTGAGGAGGATGAATTTATCGCAATTGTCAACTATTCTATTATTGGGCTTATTCAGCTTGAGAAGGGTCTTTCCAATGATTTTAATGAAAACAAGGAAGAAATTTTAGGTTTGTATGACAAATACGCCAATGAAGCAATGGCTTTAATGGAAAGAAAAAATCATGATTACGGTGAGGCCTGGAGAGATATGAGAATTTCTTCTATTACAGATCTTATTTACCAGAAAGTATTAAGAACCAAACAGATTGAGGATAACCAGGGACAGACCATCGTTTCGGAAGGGCTTGATGCCAACTATTTCGATATGCTGAATTATGCGGTCTTCTGCCTGATCAAGTTTTCAGAAAAAGAAAATCAATTCGAACCCAAAAATATTTAA
- the dnaG gene encoding DNA primase, with translation MISKQTIDKIFSTIRVEEIVGEYVQLKRAGSNYKGLSPFHDEKTPSFVVSASKQIWKDFSTGKGGTAISFLMEIENFTYPEALRHAAKKYGIEIEEDQRDISEEAKNAQTEKDLLYKIHEVANTYFQEILWDDQEGRSIGLSYFKERELRDDIIKKFQLGYSPEKKNAFTAYALEKGYTKEILEKSGLSIFPENTPAGVDRFRERVIFPIHSFSGRVLGFGARILKNNVKTAKYLNSPETEIYHKSNVLYGLNQSKQAISRKNACLLVEGYMDVISLHMSGIENVVASSGTSLTTEQIKLIKRLTENVTILFDGDNAGIKASFRSIDMLLTEGMNIRVLLFPDGDDPDSFARKHPQEYVEKYIENEAMDFIDFKAEILLKDIGNDPIKKAEAIRDIVKSVSFVQNALKREVYLKEVSNKFGLSEQSLFNELDVQKQITQNQTHHVQQQQKEKAAAPKMEIVPLDQEKEDPFLYDVLFMENKLVDHMLMFGDIILKRRNEQNEEYQITVIEEILHHFEEEQYTFLVKENEIIINQVREGIQKDELRSGNFFVSFMDEEITTKVVDALIPLDELENWASRNIYPPNYGDKVADQIKGDILLHKYRYIDYLIKETAKELDQYSNTDEIKYYELIKKITLLKQASIRLSNIIEYSPIKGIYVDRKR, from the coding sequence ATGATTTCCAAGCAGACCATTGATAAAATATTCTCCACCATCCGCGTTGAAGAGATTGTGGGTGAGTATGTGCAGTTGAAAAGGGCAGGGTCTAACTACAAAGGACTCAGTCCGTTTCATGATGAAAAAACACCAAGTTTTGTAGTTTCTGCCAGCAAGCAGATCTGGAAAGACTTCTCTACAGGAAAAGGAGGAACGGCCATCTCTTTCCTGATGGAAATTGAGAACTTTACGTATCCTGAAGCACTTCGCCACGCTGCAAAAAAATACGGAATTGAAATTGAAGAAGACCAGCGTGACATTTCTGAGGAAGCAAAAAATGCCCAGACAGAAAAAGATTTGCTGTATAAAATCCATGAAGTTGCCAATACATATTTTCAGGAAATCCTTTGGGATGATCAGGAAGGCAGGAGCATAGGACTTTCTTACTTTAAAGAGAGAGAGCTTCGGGATGACATCATTAAAAAATTCCAGCTCGGATATTCTCCTGAGAAAAAGAATGCTTTTACAGCATATGCGCTGGAAAAGGGATACACTAAAGAAATTCTTGAAAAATCCGGACTTTCTATTTTTCCGGAAAATACGCCTGCAGGGGTAGACCGTTTCAGGGAAAGGGTCATTTTCCCGATTCACAGTTTTTCCGGTAGAGTATTAGGATTTGGAGCAAGAATCCTTAAAAATAATGTCAAAACAGCGAAGTATCTCAATTCACCGGAAACAGAGATCTACCATAAATCAAATGTACTTTATGGATTAAACCAGAGTAAACAGGCCATTTCAAGGAAGAATGCCTGTCTTTTGGTGGAAGGATATATGGATGTGATTTCGCTTCATATGTCGGGAATTGAAAACGTTGTGGCAAGTTCCGGAACATCCTTAACTACTGAGCAAATTAAACTCATTAAGAGACTAACGGAAAACGTAACAATTCTTTTTGACGGAGATAATGCAGGTATTAAAGCCAGTTTCCGAAGTATTGATATGCTTCTGACAGAAGGAATGAATATCCGTGTATTGCTTTTCCCTGATGGAGATGACCCGGATTCATTTGCCAGAAAACATCCGCAGGAGTACGTTGAAAAGTATATCGAAAACGAAGCGATGGATTTCATCGACTTTAAAGCGGAAATTCTGTTAAAAGATATAGGAAACGATCCTATCAAAAAGGCTGAGGCGATAAGGGATATTGTAAAATCAGTTTCCTTTGTACAGAATGCCCTGAAAAGAGAAGTTTATCTAAAGGAGGTTTCCAATAAATTCGGACTTTCCGAGCAGAGTCTTTTCAATGAACTGGATGTCCAGAAGCAGATCACGCAGAATCAGACCCATCATGTTCAGCAACAGCAAAAGGAAAAAGCAGCAGCTCCGAAGATGGAGATTGTTCCTTTGGATCAGGAAAAAGAAGACCCTTTTCTTTATGACGTCTTATTCATGGAGAATAAATTGGTGGATCATATGTTGATGTTCGGAGACATTATCCTGAAAAGGAGAAATGAGCAAAATGAGGAATATCAGATTACCGTTATTGAAGAAATTCTTCACCATTTCGAAGAAGAACAATATACATTTTTAGTTAAAGAAAATGAGATCATTATCAACCAGGTGAGGGAAGGAATCCAAAAGGATGAGCTGAGAAGTGGAAACTTTTTTGTATCTTTTATGGATGAAGAGATTACGACGAAGGTTGTAGATGCTCTGATTCCGCTGGATGAGCTTGAAAACTGGGCTTCCAGAAATATTTATCCTCCCAATTACGGAGATAAAGTGGCAGATCAGATCAAAGGCGATATTTTATTGCATAAATACAGATATATTGACTATTTGATCAAAGAAACAGCTAAAGAACTTGATCAGTATAGCAATACGGATGAAATAAAATACTACGAGCTGATCAAAAAGATCACTTTGCTGAAGCAGGCTTCTATCCGGTTGAGTAATATCATCGAATATTCACCTATCAAAGGAATTTATGTAGATAGAAAGAGATAG
- a CDS encoding TerB family tellurite resistance protein, producing the protein MQKSNKSIAGYHLLMILSSVDGEFAPEEGMLVQQYLADEFPFRMNLDNELETLALLQPEEWKDHFEFHARCFHEDSTEDERKKFVQFAKSLIKADNKVTEEEHTFYVLLKNLWGL; encoded by the coding sequence ATGCAAAAATCAAATAAATCAATCGCCGGTTATCACTTATTAATGATCCTTTCTTCTGTAGACGGAGAGTTTGCTCCTGAGGAAGGAATGCTGGTACAACAATATCTGGCGGATGAATTCCCGTTCAGAATGAATCTTGACAACGAACTGGAAACTTTGGCTCTTTTACAGCCGGAAGAATGGAAAGACCATTTTGAATTCCATGCAAGATGTTTTCATGAAGATTCTACAGAAGACGAACGTAAGAAATTTGTACAGTTTGCCAAATCGCTGATCAAAGCTGATAATAAGGTAACTGAAGAGGAACATACATTCTATGTTTTGCTGAAAAACCTTTGGGGATTGTAG
- a CDS encoding esterase-like activity of phytase family protein: protein MKKLLWSAVMLTVLASCKSDDDTTIINQDINYSKLPQEFPFTKLATINGVDVINGGFGSGAAAHPTRKGEFYVITDRGPNTDFQDGKKFLAPNFTPTIMHFKINADGNIEVIKYIKLKNPFGQPITGLPNPAGMGSTGETAYDASGNVLGTDKYGLDSESIVAAADGTFWVSDEYGPHIVHYSADGMEMERISPVGVDTGPRKLPAVLAKRRANRGMEGLCMAPDGRTLVGTIQSMMYVPSKALATNKTLTRIVTFDTVTGQTKQFLYKQEGGASDSVCDITAISNSEFLVIERDGNFGSQGGIKKVYRINLSNATDVSGPDINAVDGMKVNGKALEQCSWDEITNAGIKTVTKTLAVDLVAKLGYEHDKFEGIVYLGNNKLAVFNDDDFGVVDDGNGNPKAKILPKTGKVDKGTMYVVDIQ from the coding sequence ATGAAAAAATTACTATGGTCTGCTGTGATGTTGACCGTATTGGCTTCATGTAAAAGTGACGATGATACAACCATAATTAATCAGGATATTAATTATTCCAAACTACCTCAGGAATTTCCATTTACAAAGCTGGCTACGATCAACGGAGTAGATGTTATCAATGGTGGATTTGGCTCCGGAGCAGCCGCTCATCCAACAAGAAAAGGTGAATTTTATGTCATTACAGACAGAGGTCCCAATACTGATTTCCAGGACGGAAAAAAATTCCTGGCCCCTAACTTTACCCCAACCATTATGCATTTTAAAATCAATGCAGACGGGAATATTGAGGTAATCAAATATATCAAGCTTAAAAATCCTTTCGGACAGCCTATTACCGGACTTCCAAACCCTGCAGGAATGGGAAGTACAGGAGAGACTGCATATGATGCTTCAGGAAATGTTTTAGGTACTGATAAGTACGGTCTTGACAGTGAAAGTATTGTAGCAGCAGCTGATGGTACATTCTGGGTTTCTGATGAGTACGGTCCGCACATTGTACATTACAGTGCTGATGGAATGGAAATGGAAAGGATAAGTCCGGTTGGTGTAGATACAGGACCAAGAAAACTACCGGCTGTTTTAGCAAAAAGAAGGGCCAACCGTGGAATGGAAGGACTTTGTATGGCTCCGGACGGCAGAACATTGGTGGGAACCATACAGTCTATGATGTATGTGCCCAGCAAAGCATTGGCAACCAATAAAACTTTAACGAGAATTGTCACATTTGATACGGTTACAGGGCAGACTAAACAGTTTTTATATAAACAGGAAGGAGGAGCTTCTGATTCAGTGTGTGATATTACAGCAATAAGCAACAGTGAATTCTTAGTCATTGAAAGAGACGGAAATTTCGGATCTCAGGGAGGAATTAAAAAAGTTTACAGAATCAATCTGAGCAATGCAACGGATGTAAGCGGACCAGATATTAACGCCGTAGACGGAATGAAAGTGAATGGAAAAGCTTTGGAACAATGTTCATGGGATGAAATTACGAATGCCGGAATAAAAACAGTTACCAAAACATTGGCGGTGGATCTTGTAGCAAAACTGGGCTATGAGCACGATAAATTTGAGGGAATTGTCTACTTAGGAAACAATAAACTGGCTGTTTTCAATGATGATGACTTCGGAGTGGTGGATGATGGAAACGGAAACCCCAAAGCCAAAATTTTACCTAAAACAGGTAAAGTAGACAAAGGAACTATGTATGTAGTCGATATTCAATAA
- the ilvE gene encoding branched-chain-amino-acid transaminase: protein MYYNDDTTIYFDGKFMKAKDAGTDLYGQSLHYGYSVFEGIKSYNTDHGTRIFKAKEHYERLKRSAELMHIPFDYSVNQLTDLTYELLERNGFTDAYIRPLVTCSPNMSLSKGQKSYLSLLAWEWNNGYLADKMKIMTSPFQRPNPKAFKVEAKVGGHYVNSILACQDAKDKGYDEALVLDENGNVAESSGANVFYEKDGVLYTPAKGSILPGITRQTVMEICHELDIPVKETFFKPEEMRGADAGFFCGTAAEIVALDSLDDIPFTRNWEDTASGRVQQAYLKLVRVLSL from the coding sequence ATGTATTACAACGACGACACGACCATCTATTTTGACGGAAAATTTATGAAAGCGAAAGATGCCGGAACAGATCTTTACGGACAATCCTTACACTATGGCTATTCGGTTTTTGAAGGAATCAAATCTTACAACACAGATCACGGAACCAGGATTTTCAAAGCAAAAGAACATTATGAAAGACTGAAAAGATCAGCAGAACTGATGCACATTCCCTTCGATTATTCTGTAAATCAGCTTACAGATCTAACCTATGAACTTTTGGAACGGAATGGGTTTACAGACGCTTATATCCGGCCATTGGTAACGTGCTCTCCCAATATGTCGCTTTCAAAAGGACAGAAATCTTACCTGTCTCTTCTTGCCTGGGAATGGAATAACGGATATCTGGCAGATAAAATGAAAATCATGACTTCCCCTTTTCAACGTCCTAATCCTAAAGCTTTCAAGGTTGAGGCGAAGGTAGGAGGACATTATGTAAACTCAATATTAGCCTGCCAGGATGCCAAAGACAAAGGCTATGATGAAGCGCTGGTATTGGATGAAAACGGAAATGTTGCCGAAAGTTCAGGGGCCAATGTCTTCTACGAAAAAGACGGGGTTTTGTATACACCGGCCAAAGGAAGTATTCTTCCGGGAATCACAAGACAAACCGTTATGGAGATTTGTCATGAGCTTGATATTCCGGTAAAAGAAACCTTCTTTAAACCAGAGGAAATGCGTGGCGCAGATGCCGGCTTTTTCTGTGGTACTGCAGCAGAAATTGTGGCTTTGGATTCACTTGATGATATTCCTTTTACAAGAAACTGGGAAGACACGGCAAGCGGAAGAGTACAGCAGGCATATTTAAAATTGGTAAGAGTTCTGTCATTGTAG
- a CDS encoding BT_3928 family protein — protein MIKGILRFIIAVIFILSGFVKAVDLLGFSFKMEEYFAPPVFNMPFLERFALLFSIIVVVMELFLGFMLLLKLKLKFTLSVLIALCIFFGFLTFYSAYFNVVTDCGCFGDAIKFTPWQSFLKDVVLLVGLIILFILYRKEFRKKDAYGVTSKESSNTVKYILLAVFSLGMIYVMAQGLMHEPIIDFRDYKIGTDIKAEKIKIDKNPSEYKTFYSLKNEKTGEVVKVNQDDYIKKTEYWAEGSPWKIEDGKNESVLIKEGYKSEIVKFKIEDPTGVDVTNEIINAPKAILVFSYYPKDVSADLLQKVEAKVNAQKGALIYGISTEPNTFKTIKNTLMDGIAIKTIARSNPFVLILENGKIVDKQPAKDYVN, from the coding sequence ATGATCAAAGGTATATTACGCTTTATTATTGCTGTTATTTTTATCCTGTCAGGCTTTGTGAAAGCTGTGGATCTGCTAGGTTTTTCCTTCAAAATGGAAGAATATTTTGCGCCTCCGGTTTTCAATATGCCATTTTTAGAAAGGTTTGCCCTGCTGTTTTCCATTATAGTGGTGGTTATGGAACTTTTCCTAGGATTTATGCTTCTGCTCAAATTAAAGCTTAAATTTACCTTATCTGTATTAATTGCCCTTTGTATTTTCTTTGGTTTCCTTACGTTCTATTCGGCTTATTTTAATGTCGTTACAGATTGTGGATGTTTTGGCGACGCCATCAAATTTACGCCATGGCAAAGCTTCCTTAAGGATGTTGTTCTTCTTGTAGGATTGATCATTTTATTCATCTTATACAGAAAAGAATTCCGTAAAAAAGATGCCTATGGAGTTACCTCAAAAGAGTCTTCAAATACAGTAAAATATATTCTGCTAGCAGTATTTTCTCTGGGTATGATCTATGTTATGGCACAAGGACTTATGCATGAGCCTATCATTGATTTCCGTGATTATAAAATCGGAACAGACATCAAAGCCGAAAAAATTAAAATTGACAAGAATCCTTCTGAATATAAGACTTTCTATTCTCTGAAAAATGAGAAAACAGGAGAAGTCGTAAAAGTAAATCAGGATGATTATATCAAAAAAACAGAATACTGGGCAGAGGGTTCTCCATGGAAAATTGAAGATGGAAAAAATGAATCTGTACTGATCAAGGAAGGTTACAAGTCTGAAATTGTGAAATTCAAGATTGAAGATCCTACAGGAGTGGATGTCACCAATGAAATCATTAATGCTCCAAAAGCCATTCTGGTTTTCTCCTATTATCCGAAAGATGTTTCCGCTGATCTGCTTCAGAAGGTAGAAGCAAAAGTAAATGCCCAGAAAGGAGCTCTTATTTATGGAATTTCTACTGAACCTAACACTTTCAAAACCATCAAAAATACACTGATGGACGGAATTGCCATCAAAACAATAGCGAGAAGCAATCCTTTTGTACTGATCCTTGAAAACGGAAAAATTGTAGATAAACAGCCCGCAAAGGACTACGTTAACTAA